A stretch of the Massilia varians genome encodes the following:
- a CDS encoding endonuclease/exonuclease/phosphatase family protein, with protein MKIRVATYNIHKGVSSLRSTPRVIALKKAIAEFNADVVFLQEVQGRHDRFQARYGREDLAHRHWPETAQYDYFKNEKHHSAYGMNAVYDHGHHGNALLSAFPIANSHNHDVSDHAYEQRGILHCVLNTQAGKVHCYVVHLGLFEGSRGRQTDALIEHVNGSSDGEPVIIAGDFNDWRNTLSDRLRNALGVKEVFDELGPKSPLGDMVRGWAGRQPPPRRQPRLAPARTFPAMLPWFRLDRIYVRGFKVDNAQVMHGPLWAKLSDHAPIVAELQLS; from the coding sequence ATGAAAATTCGTGTGGCTACCTACAACATTCACAAGGGCGTCTCGTCATTGCGTAGTACGCCCCGGGTGATCGCCCTCAAGAAAGCAATCGCAGAATTCAACGCCGACGTCGTCTTCCTCCAGGAGGTGCAGGGACGGCACGACCGCTTCCAGGCGCGCTACGGCAGGGAAGACCTGGCGCACCGGCACTGGCCCGAAACGGCGCAATACGATTACTTCAAGAACGAGAAGCACCACAGCGCCTACGGCATGAACGCGGTATACGACCACGGCCACCATGGCAATGCGCTGCTGAGCGCCTTCCCGATCGCGAATTCGCACAACCACGACGTGTCCGACCACGCCTACGAGCAGCGCGGCATCCTGCACTGCGTGCTGAACACGCAGGCCGGCAAGGTCCACTGCTATGTGGTGCACCTGGGCCTGTTCGAAGGCAGCCGCGGGCGCCAGACCGACGCCCTGATCGAGCACGTCAACGGGTCGTCCGATGGCGAACCGGTGATCATCGCCGGCGACTTCAACGACTGGCGCAACACCCTCAGCGACCGCCTGCGCAATGCGCTCGGCGTGAAGGAGGTGTTCGATGAGCTGGGACCGAAATCGCCGCTGGGCGACATGGTGCGCGGCTGGGCCGGCCGCCAGCCGCCGCCGCGCCGCCAGCCGCGCCTGGCCCCGGCGCGCACCTTCCCGGCCATGCTGCCCTGGTTCCGCCTCGACCGCATCTACGTGCGCGGCTTCAAGGTGGACAACGCCCAGGTGATGCACGGCCCGCTGTGGGCCAAGCTGTCCGACCATGCGCCGATCGTGGCGGAACTGCAGCTCTCGTAG
- the aspS gene encoding aspartate--tRNA ligase yields MTSMRTNYCGLVTEELLGQTVSLCGWVHRRRDHGGVIFIDLRDREGLVQVVCHPDNAEVFKAAEHVRNEYCLRITGTVVNRLEGTANANLKSGKIEINTTELEVLNASVPVPFQLDDDNLSETTRLTHRVLDLRRQQMQHNLRLRYKVSMEVRKYLDNLGFIDIETPMLTKSTPEGARDYLVPSRVNPGNFFALPQSPQLFKQLLMVANFDRYYQITKCFRDEDLRADRQPEFTQIDCETSFLTEQEIRDLFEDMMRVVFKNAAGIDLPNPFPVMDFATAMGSYGSDKPDMRVKLQFTELTELMKSVEFKVFNGAANMAGGRVVGLRVPQGASMPRSEIDAYTQFVAIYGAKGLAYIKVNEKAKGRDGLQSPIVKNISDEILAQVLELTGAEDGDLIFFGADKAKVVNDAMGALRVKIGHSEFGKKAGLFDDVWAPLWVIDFPMFEYDEDGDRWNATHHPFTAPKDGHEDMLETNPGACVAKAYDMVLNGWELGGGSIRIHREDVQSKVFRALKIDAEEAQLKFGFLLDALQYGAPPHGGLAFGLDRLITLMTGSESIRDVIAFPKTQRAQDLLTNAPSEVDEKQLKELHIRLRNEPKVA; encoded by the coding sequence ATGACCTCCATGCGTACCAACTACTGCGGCCTCGTCACCGAGGAACTGCTGGGCCAAACCGTCAGCCTGTGCGGCTGGGTGCACCGTCGCCGCGACCACGGCGGCGTGATCTTCATCGACCTGCGCGACCGCGAAGGCCTGGTGCAGGTGGTCTGCCACCCGGATAACGCCGAGGTGTTCAAGGCCGCGGAGCACGTGCGCAACGAATACTGCCTGCGCATCACCGGCACCGTGGTGAACCGTCTGGAGGGCACCGCCAACGCCAACCTGAAGTCGGGCAAGATCGAGATCAACACCACGGAGCTGGAAGTGCTGAACGCTTCGGTGCCGGTGCCTTTCCAGCTGGACGACGACAACCTGTCGGAAACCACCCGCCTGACCCACCGCGTGCTCGATCTGCGCCGCCAGCAGATGCAGCACAACCTGCGCCTGCGTTACAAAGTGTCGATGGAAGTGCGCAAGTACCTGGACAACCTGGGCTTCATCGACATCGAAACCCCGATGCTGACCAAGTCGACCCCGGAAGGCGCGCGCGACTACCTGGTGCCTTCGCGCGTCAATCCGGGCAACTTCTTCGCGCTGCCGCAGTCGCCGCAGCTGTTCAAGCAGCTGCTCATGGTCGCCAACTTCGACCGCTACTACCAGATCACCAAGTGCTTCCGCGACGAAGACCTGCGCGCCGACCGCCAGCCGGAATTCACCCAGATCGACTGCGAAACCTCGTTCCTGACCGAGCAGGAAATCCGTGACCTGTTCGAAGACATGATGCGCGTCGTGTTCAAGAACGCGGCCGGCATCGACCTGCCGAACCCGTTCCCGGTGATGGACTTCGCCACCGCCATGGGCTCCTACGGTTCGGACAAGCCGGACATGCGCGTCAAGCTGCAGTTCACCGAACTGACCGAGCTGATGAAGTCGGTCGAGTTCAAGGTGTTCAACGGCGCCGCCAACATGGCCGGCGGCCGCGTTGTCGGCCTGCGCGTGCCGCAGGGCGCGTCGATGCCGCGTTCGGAAATCGATGCGTACACCCAGTTCGTCGCCATCTACGGCGCCAAGGGCCTGGCCTACATCAAGGTCAACGAGAAGGCCAAGGGCCGTGACGGTCTGCAGTCGCCGATCGTCAAGAACATCTCGGACGAGATCCTGGCCCAGGTTCTGGAACTGACCGGCGCCGAGGACGGCGACCTGATCTTCTTCGGCGCCGACAAGGCCAAGGTCGTCAACGACGCCATGGGCGCGCTGCGCGTGAAAATTGGTCACTCGGAATTCGGCAAGAAGGCCGGCCTGTTCGACGACGTCTGGGCGCCGCTGTGGGTCATCGACTTCCCGATGTTCGAATACGACGAGGACGGCGACCGCTGGAACGCCACCCACCACCCGTTCACCGCACCGAAGGACGGCCACGAAGACATGCTCGAGACCAACCCGGGCGCCTGCGTCGCCAAGGCTTACGACATGGTCCTGAACGGCTGGGAGCTGGGCGGCGGCTCGATCCGTATCCACCGCGAAGACGTGCAGAGCAAGGTGTTCCGCGCCCTGAAGATCGATGCCGAAGAAGCCCAGCTGAAGTTCGGCTTCCTGCTCGACGCCCTGCAGTACGGCGCGCCGCCGCACGGTGGCCTGGCCTTCGGCCTGGACCGCCTGATCACCCTGATGACCGGCTCCGAGTCGATCCGCGACGTGATCGCCTTCCCGAAGACCCAGCGCGCGCAGGATCTCCTGACCAATGCGCCGTCGGAAGTCGACGAGAAGCAGCTCAAGGAACTGCACATCCGCCTGCGTAACGAGCCGAAAGTCGCTTAA
- a CDS encoding DUF502 domain-containing protein: protein MRKYFLTGLLVLVPLVITVWVLSAIISTLDQSLLFVPEAWQPRSLFGRDVPGFGAVLTLAIVFLTGLLTNNLVGRYIVRLGDRIMKRIPVVSSLYGSVKQVSDTLFSSSGNAFRTPVLIPYPHADSYTIAFLTGVPGGDVKNHLVGDYVSVYVPTTPNPTSGFFLMMERSKVVELNMSVDAALKHIVSMGVVAPE, encoded by the coding sequence ATGCGCAAATATTTCCTGACCGGCCTGCTGGTGCTGGTGCCCCTGGTGATCACGGTCTGGGTCCTGAGCGCCATCATCAGCACCCTGGACCAGTCGCTGCTGTTCGTGCCGGAAGCCTGGCAGCCGCGCTCCTTGTTCGGCAGGGACGTGCCCGGTTTCGGCGCGGTGCTGACGCTCGCCATCGTCTTCCTCACCGGCCTGCTGACCAATAACCTGGTCGGTCGCTACATCGTACGCCTGGGCGACCGCATCATGAAGCGGATTCCGGTGGTCAGCTCGCTGTACGGCAGCGTCAAGCAGGTGTCGGACACGCTGTTCTCCTCCTCGGGCAACGCGTTCCGCACGCCGGTGCTGATCCCGTACCCGCACGCGGATTCCTATACCATCGCATTCCTGACCGGCGTGCCGGGCGGCGACGTGAAGAACCACCTGGTGGGCGACTACGTGAGCGTGTACGTGCCGACCACCCCGAACCCGACCTCGGGCTTCTTCCTGATGATGGAGCGCAGCAAGGTCGTGGAACTGAACATGTCCGTGGACGCGGCCCTGAAGCACATCGTTTCGATGGGCGTCGTCGCTCCCGAGTAA
- the nudB gene encoding dihydroneopterin triphosphate diphosphatase produces the protein MPHKIPESVLVVIHTSAMEVLLIERADRPGFWQSVTGSLDAHDEPLERTAARELFEETGIVADGERIRLHDWRLSNVYEIYPVWRHRYAPGVTHNTEHVFSVCVPRDIPVVLSPREHTQYAWLPYLEAADRCFSSSNAEAILQLPRHILAAE, from the coding sequence ATGCCCCACAAAATCCCCGAATCGGTCCTGGTCGTCATCCATACCTCCGCCATGGAGGTGCTGCTGATCGAACGCGCCGACCGCCCGGGTTTCTGGCAATCCGTCACCGGCTCGCTCGACGCCCACGACGAACCGCTCGAACGCACCGCGGCCCGCGAATTGTTCGAGGAAACCGGCATCGTCGCCGACGGCGAGCGCATCCGCCTGCACGACTGGCGACTCTCCAATGTCTACGAAATCTACCCGGTCTGGCGTCACCGCTACGCCCCCGGCGTCACCCACAATACCGAACACGTGTTCTCGGTCTGCGTACCGCGCGACATCCCCGTGGTCCTGAGCCCGCGCGAGCATACGCAATACGCCTGGCTGCCTTATCTCGAGGCTGCCGACCGCTGTTTTTCCTCCTCGAACGCCGAAGCCATACTCCAGTTGCCGCGCCATATCCTTGCTGCAGAGTAA
- the clsB gene encoding cardiolipin synthase ClsB — protein sequence MRHVSFVDNNDVTLLESGTAYFPALIAALDAAQYEVFFETYIFAEDDTAGTVRDALIRASQRGVKVRVLVDWIGTEHRPCARLGEAFAATGVQYRVFNPWCKRGIARSHRKIAVIDREVAFVGGININDDWQCDHADKHRLPAPRWDFTVRVTGPLVAQIHDEAQGQWLRAGRLRIRQRIELFKEMRKDPPQSCAHPARAAFVVRDNLRNRSTIQRAYLQALGRAKDSVLLATPYFAPGRKFRKALAHAARRGVQVTLLIGVGEFKIQDMVARSFYPKLLADGVRLVEYRKTQLHAKVAVVDDDWATVGSSNCDGLSLFLNQEANVVVLDQRFAATMRAHIERGIADGVPVRAEDFAHIGWFRRASYGLAYMAYKLVMRIFAIGYA from the coding sequence ATGCGCCACGTCAGCTTCGTAGACAACAACGACGTCACCCTCCTGGAAAGCGGCACCGCCTATTTCCCGGCGCTGATCGCGGCGCTCGATGCGGCGCAGTACGAGGTCTTCTTCGAGACCTATATCTTCGCCGAGGACGACACCGCCGGGACCGTGCGCGACGCCCTGATTCGCGCATCGCAACGGGGCGTCAAGGTGCGCGTGCTGGTGGACTGGATCGGCACCGAGCACCGCCCATGCGCGCGCCTGGGCGAGGCATTCGCCGCGACGGGCGTGCAGTACCGCGTCTTCAACCCCTGGTGCAAGCGCGGCATCGCGCGCTCGCACCGCAAGATCGCCGTCATCGACCGCGAAGTCGCCTTCGTGGGCGGCATCAACATCAACGACGACTGGCAGTGCGACCACGCCGACAAGCACCGGCTGCCGGCCCCGCGCTGGGACTTCACGGTGCGGGTAACGGGGCCGCTGGTGGCCCAGATCCACGACGAAGCGCAAGGGCAGTGGCTGCGCGCGGGACGCCTGCGGATCCGGCAGCGCATCGAGCTGTTCAAGGAAATGCGCAAGGATCCGCCGCAATCCTGCGCGCATCCGGCGCGTGCCGCCTTCGTGGTGCGCGACAACCTGCGCAACCGTTCCACGATCCAGCGCGCCTACCTGCAGGCGCTGGGACGCGCCAAGGACAGCGTGCTGCTGGCCACGCCATATTTCGCGCCGGGCCGCAAGTTCCGCAAGGCGCTGGCCCATGCGGCGCGGCGCGGCGTGCAGGTCACCCTGCTGATCGGGGTAGGGGAGTTCAAGATTCAGGACATGGTGGCCCGTTCCTTCTATCCGAAGCTGCTGGCCGACGGCGTGCGCCTGGTCGAGTACCGCAAGACCCAGCTGCACGCCAAGGTCGCGGTGGTCGACGACGACTGGGCCACGGTCGGCTCGAGCAACTGCGACGGCCTGTCGCTGTTCCTGAACCAGGAAGCCAACGTGGTGGTGCTGGACCAGCGCTTCGCCGCCACCATGCGCGCGCACATCGAGCGCGGCATCGCCGACGGCGTGCCGGTCCGCGCCGAGGACTTCGCCCACATCGGCTGGTTCCGGCGCGCGAGCTATGGTTTGGCCTATATGGCGTATAAACTGGTCATGCGGATCTTTGCGATCGGCTATGCATGA